CTACAGGTAAAAATACAGCAGATAAAACTAAAACAATTGCGACTAAGGCACCTGAAACTTCTTGCATAGCTTTCATTGTTGCATCTTTTGGACTCATACCATCAGACATATGTTTTTCAACATTTTCAATAACAATAATAGCATCATCAACAACAATACCAATGGCTAAAACTAATCCAAATAATGTAAGAAGATTTATACTATAACCAAGTGCATACATACCAGCAAATGCCCCAACAATCGAAATAGGAACAGCTAAAATTGGAATTAGTGTAGCTCTCCAGTTTTGTAAGAATATATAAATAATTAACATAACTAAAATCATAGCTTCAATAAATGTATTAACAACTTCATTGATAGAAATTTTAATAAATGATAATGTTTCATAAGGAACTTTATAGGCAACTCCATCAGGGAAAATCTTCTCAATTTCACTAATTTTTGTATTAATTGCAGCATCAGTATCTAAAGCATTTGCCCCTGATTGTAAGAAAATACCAAAAGGAATTGCATTTTTACCATTATATAAAGGCTTTCTTGAATAAGACGCAGCACCAAGTTCAACTGTTGATACGTCTTTTAATAATACATTTCTTCCTCTTTCATCAGACTTTAAAATAATATTTGCAAATTGTTCCGCATTTTCAAATCTATTAGGCGTTTGTAATGTATATGTAAACATTTGCTTACTCGCAGTTGGTTCTTGACCAAATTTACCAGCAGCATATTGTTCATTTTGATCTTTGATTTTTGTAATTACTTCAGCAGCAGTTAAATTGAAACTAACTAATTTATCAGGATCAATCCAAACTCTCATAGCATATTCTTTTTCACCAAAAATAACTACATCACCAACACCTTTAATACGTTTAAGTTCATCAACTATATTGTTTTTTGCATAATTTGATAAAAACAAAGTATCTTTAGAATTATCAGGAGAAATTAATGCATAAACTTTTAGCATACTTGCTGATCTTTCACGAACATTTAATCCTTGACTTTGAACAACTGTTGGCATTGTAGAAAGAACTGTTTGTACTCTATTATTTACATTTACTTTTGCATCTTGCTTATCTGTTCCTACTTCAAAGAAAATACTAATAGAAGCTGTTCCATCATCTGATGTTGTTGATTCCATATAAATCATATTTTCAACACCATTTAAGCTTTCTTCTAATGGTGCAACAACTGTTTGTGCAATAGTTTGAGCACTAGCTCCAGCATATGTAGTAGATACAATAATTTGAGGAGGCGATACTTGAGGGTATTGCTCAACTGGCAAGTTTTTAATTGCCAAAAGTCCAGTAAGAAATATGATAATTGAAATTACCGATGTAAATACTGGATTTTTTATAAAATAAGTTGAAATCATTTTATTTTTTTCCTTCTACTATTTGTACCTTTGAATTTGGTCTAAGCTTTGCAATATTACTTAATACAATTTTCTCTCCACTTTTTAAACCACTACTAATAACAACACCTGTTTGAGTATTTTCACCTGTTAATACAACTGGTCTAATTTGTACTGTAGATTTATCATCAATTACATATACAACTGAAGCACCCCCATTTTGCATAATTGCAATTTCTGGAATACTAATTACACCTGGGATAGCTATATTTTCTACATTAATATTTGTAAACTGTCCTACAATAACTTTATTATCTTTATTAGGAAACTCTGTTCTTAATAAAAGTGTATCTGTTGAAGAATCTAATATAGGAGAAATATATTTTAAAGTTCCACCTACAATACATTCATTTTGACAATTCATAGAAAACTTTACTTCTTTTGATTTTATATGACTTAAGTATTTACCTAAATCAGTTTGAGGTAATGAGAATTCAACGTAAACAGGATCAACTTTTGTAATAGTTGTTAATACAGTATTTGCATTTACATAGTTACCAACATTTAATAAAGTAGTAGAAATAATACCATCCATTGGCGCTTTAATTTGTGTATAACCATATTGAATTTTTGCATTTGTTAATGCAGCTTCAGCATTTTTTGTATTTGCTAATGCATTTTGATAGTTGTAATAATATTCATCTTTTTGAGATGCACTAATTGACTTTTGCTCATATAATTTTTTATATCTTTTCCAATCATTTGTAGCTTTTACTAATAATGATTTTGCGCTATTTAAAGCAGCTCGTGATGAATCAATATTTGCTTGATATGTTCTTTGTTCAATTTTATATAATTTTTGACCTTTCTTTACAAAAGAACCCTCTTCAAAGTATCTATTTTGAAGTGCACCTGAAACTCTTGCAATTATATTAACGCTCTTTTCTGCTTTAATAGTCGCTGGATATTTTTTACTAATTGTTACAACATCATTTGTAACAGTAAAGGCTTCTACCTTAACACTTGGTGCTTCTTTATTGGCTGCAAACACAAATGTGCTTGTTAATAATACTAAACTTGCTAATAATTTTTTCATTTTACGTACTCCCATACATTTTTACCTTTTTGATACATTAAGTTAGCTTTTCTAACTTCAAAATTATTTTCTGCTAAACTAAGTGAACTTTGAGCATTTGATTTATCACTTAATGCTTCTAAATAACTTACATTATCTACTAAACCATTTTCATATTTATTTTTTACTACATCATATGTACTTGATGCAGCTCTTACTGCTGCTTGTGCTGATTTAATTTTAAGCTTTGCAATATCAAAAGATTTTTTTGCTAAATTTAAATCTACACTTGCTTTGTTTTTTTCATATTCAAGTTTTGATTTTGAACTTAAGAAAGATTTGTGAGAAGCCTCATAAGCAGCTTTTGTTGAACCAAAATCAAATAATTTCCAAGTAAGATTTACTGAGAAAATATTTTGTCTATCAATATTACTAGCACTTGTTTCATATGTTGAACTATTATAATTATTATCATAATATGTAAACTTATTATCCAATGTAATTTGTGGATTATCCTCTGTTTTAACACTTTTAGCATCTATAAATTTTGTTTGAACACTGTGTTCTAAAGATTTTATATCATTTCTTTGTTCATTTTCATCATTTATTACATCTATATATGATCCAACGTCAATATTAACTCTTTGTCCTGTTATATATTCTAGTTCATGTAAAACTGTTTGAATATTTAAATCTAATTCATGAAGTTCAACTTTTGCACTTTCTAAAGTTGATAGAATTCTATCAAGTTCATCAATTGTAGTAGTACCAACAGCTAGGAACTTACTTAATCTTTTATGCTGAGCATTTAATTGTTCTATTTCTTTTAACTTTGCATCTTTTTGAGAAACATATGTTAAATAATTGAAGTAATGTTCTATAACATCTAATGATACTTCATTTTTTAATGTTGACAAATCTTCTTTAGAAGCTTTTATTTGTGACTCATAAGATTTATAAGTTAAATCTTTTTTTCCACCATCATATAAACTATAAGATAAGTCTACATATGCATTTAATGAATTATTTGCATAAGATGCAGTCTCATGAGAGACATCAGTATATGCTCCACCTATACTTAATTCTGGCAAATAGCCTTTCTTTACGCTTTTATACTCTTCTTGAATTGATTCTACACTTTTTTGTGTTGACATAATATTTTTATTTTTTAATGACATTTCTATTAAATCATTTAAACTTTCTGAGAAAAGTAAGATAGGTAAAGTTAATCCTATTACAACTTTTTTTATCATTTTAAATCCTTATTAATTACCTTCCTAGGAATTTAACATCTTCAAACTTACAAAGTGCTTTCCTAAGAAGGCACTTTATGTGAATTTCTAAATTTTTGTGATATAATTTATACATGAAGAAAAAAATATTAGATGCATTCTATGCATATGAAGAAAATGAAAATAAAGAAGGTGTTAGAAATAATACTGCTGCAATATCTATTCCAATGACCATTATTTCAAATATGTTACATTCAAGAGGTAAACATATATATGAAGAATATGATGTAACTCAAGCTGAAATTGATGTGCTGGTTGCTTTACATATATATAAAGAAGGTCTAACAGCTTCTGAAGTTTCAGAAAGACTTGTATTCTCTTCAGGTGGAATTAGTAAAGTTGTTACAAAGCTAGAGTTTAAAAAACTTATCTATAAAAAAGATTCTAAAGAAGATAAAAGAAGTTCACTCTTATATCTTGAAGAAAGAGGTAGAAGAATTGTAGTTGAATGTTTTCCTTTATTTCAAAAGAATGATGATTATTTTTATGATATTTTAAATGATACAGAAAAAGAAATTCTAGAAAAAGCTTTTAAGAAGATTCTATACTCAATTGCAGAAGAAAAAGAAAAGTAAAATATATGTATTATGGATTACTCCATAATACATATTTCTTTTTTTCTCATGTGTGCAATAGTTTCTTTAGCAACTAAAAATACAACTATAGTTGTAATAACCATAAGTGCATAAGATAAAATTGCATAAAATGAGAAAGCTGTTAATTCGTACATTAAGATAGTTGCAAGTGTTATTGCCGCCATTGGAAATGTAAATGCCCACCATGAAATAAAGAACTTAATATTAATATAGTTTTTATACATAGTAAAAACAAGAATAGTAAAAAACAGTCCTAAACTATATAAAATATGGGCAAAGAAGTCTAATTCTCCTGTTAATTTAATATATGATAAAAAACCTATTGCAGGTGGTGCTATTAAAATAAACAGTGTTGGCATAAACTTTGGTGCAAATTGTTTATGAAAGATAATTCTATTTAATATAATTGAAAAAAGTATAATCCAAAAGAATATACCAATTGAAAAATAAAAATATAATATAGAATCATCAATAAAACCTTTTCCTGCAATTGGAACAATTAAGTTACCAACAATTGGTATAAACCATGCTGGATTTGAGTGTTGTATTTCAAGATTATTATTTATCCAAAATTTCATAGTATAAAAAGTCAATCCTATATGTATAATTGCTCCAACTATAAAGAATATTTGTGATAAATCATCTAAACTGTGTCTATAAAGAATTGACAATATTAATATTGAAATTGAAATAGCAGCAAAAAAGTTGATTCTAATTGGGTGAGTTATCTCAGTTTTAACTTCTTCTTTATATTTTAATAGTTTATAAAGATAGTTTCCTAAAATTAGAAAAAATATTATTGTTGATAATAAAGTAAATAAAATTCCAACTATTGATGGAAAATATAAAACTTCACTTAATTTTTTAAATACTAATGACAATCCAGATAATCCCATTACAATAGCGAACATCATTACTGGAAAGAATTGTAATCTATTTGATGGTATTGATTTAATACTCTCATTATTTTTCATTTCTTACATCCTATTTATAAATAATTTAATATAATTAAAAAAAAGGTTAAAAATGGCAAAAAAGAAAGCTGTATTAGTAGATTTAAAAAAGATGAACCTCTCTTTTGAAGAGAAAGGTCAAACAATAAAACTAATAAATTTTAAAACTCAAACACTAACTTTAGATACTGAAATCTTTGAAAATCAAGATTTTATAGCCAAAAGAACCATGGTATATGCTCATTTACCTAAAAAGTTAAAAGCACAATTAAACAGTTTTTTCTAATTATATTTATAATTATAACTTATTATTATTAAAATTAGTTTTAAGTTACATAAGTAAAAATTATAATAAAAAAGAATTAACAAAAAAAAGGAAATTAATGAAAATAGCAATTTTATCTGACATAAAATCTAATGTTTACGCTTTAGAAGCAGTTTTAGATGATACTAAAAAAAATCATGTTGATGTATTACTAAATCTTGGAGATTCTTTTTTCGGACCTATTGCTCCGAAAGAGACATACGATTTAATTAGAAAAAACGATTTCATCACTCTTTTAGGAGATGAAGATAGACAAATTCTAGAAGCATCTTTAGCTCAACTTGAAATAAATGAAACACTAAAATTTGTTTATAATGATTTGAATGATGAAGTTTTATATTGGATTCAAGAGTTACCTTTTGAAAAACTAATAGGCGATGATTTTTATATGGTTCATGGAACATATCAAGATGATTCTTTATATATGTTAGAAGATGCATCAAGTGGAAGATTAGAGCTTCATAATGATAAAAAAATATTAGAAATATTAGATGATATTAAATCAAAATTTATATTTTGTGGGAATTCTTGTACTCCAAGATGTGTAAATTTAAGTTCAGGACAAGTTGTAATAAACCCAGGTTCAGTTGGGCTTCAAGCATGTACTAAAAACATTCCAAATAATCATACTATTGAAAATAATACACCAGAAGCTTCTTATGTAATTTTAACAATTGAAGATGATAAATATGATATTCAATTACGTAAAATTCCTTATGATACAGAAAAAGCAGCTTTAAAAGCTAGTCAAAATGGTAGAGATGATTGGGCTTATAGACTACGAACAGGAAAACTAAACTAAGAGTTTTACTCCTAGTTACTTGCATAAAAGACCAACATTAATGCTAAAGATTAAAGTATATTTTTATCTTTGAAAAGTTGTTTCTAAACATTGTATGTAAGTAAGTTCCAAAAACTTTTTCTTTTTTAAAGGCAGCATAAATTTCATATTCATTTTTCTTTTTGTATAAAGTATATTCACCTTTAACATCTGTAATAATCTTTGTATAATGAAAAGCGTGTCCTGTTATACCTAGATCATTGTCATAATACCCTAACCTATTTGGTCTATTTGTTAGTTCAAAATCTAAAGATAAAAGATTTAACATCTCTTTATCATCAACTTTTCTACCAAGTAAAATAAGCCCAGCACATTCACCATAAACAGCTTTGGTTTTAGCATGATTTACAAGAGAATTTTTGAAGTTATTTGAATTTTTAAATTTATCGTATGCTTTTTGTGTTTCAATATAACCACCACAAATAAATACAATATCACAATCATTTGGAATTATCTCATCTTTAATACTATTTACAATTGTAACTTTTGAAAAATGCTCATTTAAAAATTCTAAATTATCATGATAGAGAAATGCAAAGTTATCATCATTTACAACAGCTATATGTTTATTGTATTTTTCTATTTTCTCAAAAGGATAAATATCATTAGTTTCATAATTTGAAGAAGCTATATTTTCTAGTTTTTTTAAATCAATATTTGTCAATACTTCTTTTGATATTTCTTCTAATTTTTCTTTATCATTATCACCTAAATCTAGTCCTAAATGAATTGAATCTAAAGAGTCAAGTTTACTTTTTATCCAACCTAAAATCACAATATCATCAAAATCTTTTTCTACTTGTTTTCTTATAAGTTCAAAATGCATTTGTGAAGATACATGATTAAAAACAACTGCCTTTACAGTATTTCCTTCTCGATACTCTTTTAAACCTTTTATTATTGCACTGAGGGTCGTATAAGAGCCACTTGCATCTAAAATTACTACTGTTGGTATATCTAGAAGTTTTGAAACATCATAAGCAGATGAGCCTTTATCCATGCCATCATAAAAGCCCATAACACCTTCTAATATAGAAATATTTTTATTAGAATATTTATTAAACATCCATTTAACTTGATTTTTATTCATAATACAAGTGTCAAGATTTACACTTTTTGTATCACATACTTTTTCATGAAATAAAGGGTCAATAAAATCAGGACCAATTTTAAATGGTCTTACAGATTTTTTGTAATGATAAAGTAAAGCCGTTGTTAAAATGGTTTTACCTTGATTTGACGCAGTTGCACTAATACATAAAGCCTTGATATTAATCCTTTTTATTTCTTTTTATTAATAGATATACAAAGAAAGGAGCACCAATAAATGCAGTCACTACTCCAATAGGCAAACTTGAAGCTGTATTTAAATTCCTAGCAATTAAATCAGACATTACTAAAAATATTCCTCCATAGAAAAATACTGGAAAAATTAACTGATCCGCACTTTTTTTATAAATAAGCTTTATAATATGTGGAACTACTAAACCAATAAAACCAATGGGACCAACAAAGCTAATACTAACACCTACACAAATAGAAATAACTATAAGTAAAAGAAGATTTAACTTATGTACATTTAGACCTTTTAAAAATGCAGTATCATTTGAGATTAGAAGCAATTTTATCTTTGCTCTATTTACATAAATAGTAAAGTACATAATTGTAGCCATTACAAAAATCACAAAAGAACTTGTAAAACCAACTGTATCTAAGCTTCCTAGTGTAAATCTTACTATTGAATAGTTTTGCTCTAAGTTACTCATATAAAATACTAACATCAATGCAGATGAATAAAAGTAAGATAAGGCAATACCAATTAAAAGTATTGAGTTTGTAGAAACTGCTATTGTGTTTTTATTGATGTTTTTTGAAATATAGTATAAAATTGTAATAGTGATAAGTGAACCAAATGCAGATGATATAGATAAAATCATAGCAGGAAAGAAAACTATTGATATTGCAGTAAACAGTGTCGTACCACTTGCAATTCCTAAAGTATAAGGAGTTATAAGTGCATTTTTAAATATTATTTGAAATATCAAACCACTTAAAGCAAGTATTCCACCAACAAAAAAAGCTAGTAATACTCTAGAAACCCTAAGCTCCCAAAATACTTTATATGTAATAGTACTTGAATCAAATAGTTCCTTTAGATTTAAAGTGATTTCACCTAAGAAAGGAGAGATTATTAAAATAATTATAGAAAATATATATAAACCTAGTTTCATAAGTTTACGACCAAATGTTCAT
This sequence is a window from Poseidonibacter parvus. Protein-coding genes within it:
- a CDS encoding efflux RND transporter periplasmic adaptor subunit, which gives rise to MKKLLASLVLLTSTFVFAANKEAPSVKVEAFTVTNDVVTISKKYPATIKAEKSVNIIARVSGALQNRYFEEGSFVKKGQKLYKIEQRTYQANIDSSRAALNSAKSLLVKATNDWKRYKKLYEQKSISASQKDEYYYNYQNALANTKNAEAALTNAKIQYGYTQIKAPMDGIISTTLLNVGNYVNANTVLTTITKVDPVYVEFSLPQTDLGKYLSHIKSKEVKFSMNCQNECIVGGTLKYISPILDSSTDTLLLRTEFPNKDNKVIVGQFTNINVENIAIPGVISIPEIAIMQNGGASVVYVIDDKSTVQIRPVVLTGENTQTGVVISSGLKSGEKIVLSNIAKLRPNSKVQIVEGKK
- a CDS encoding TolC family protein, which produces MIKKVVIGLTLPILLFSESLNDLIEMSLKNKNIMSTQKSVESIQEEYKSVKKGYLPELSIGGAYTDVSHETASYANNSLNAYVDLSYSLYDGGKKDLTYKSYESQIKASKEDLSTLKNEVSLDVIEHYFNYLTYVSQKDAKLKEIEQLNAQHKRLSKFLAVGTTTIDELDRILSTLESAKVELHELDLNIQTVLHELEYITGQRVNIDVGSYIDVINDENEQRNDIKSLEHSVQTKFIDAKSVKTEDNPQITLDNKFTYYDNNYNSSTYETSASNIDRQNIFSVNLTWKLFDFGSTKAAYEASHKSFLSSKSKLEYEKNKASVDLNLAKKSFDIAKLKIKSAQAAVRAASSTYDVVKNKYENGLVDNVSYLEALSDKSNAQSSLSLAENNFEVRKANLMYQKGKNVWEYVK
- a CDS encoding MarR family winged helix-turn-helix transcriptional regulator, with the protein product MKKKILDAFYAYEENENKEGVRNNTAAISIPMTIISNMLHSRGKHIYEEYDVTQAEIDVLVALHIYKEGLTASEVSERLVFSSGGISKVVTKLEFKKLIYKKDSKEDKRSSLLYLEERGRRIVVECFPLFQKNDDYFYDILNDTEKEILEKAFKKILYSIAEEKEK
- a CDS encoding SLAC1 anion channel family protein produces the protein MKNNESIKSIPSNRLQFFPVMMFAIVMGLSGLSLVFKKLSEVLYFPSIVGILFTLLSTIIFFLILGNYLYKLLKYKEEVKTEITHPIRINFFAAISISILILSILYRHSLDDLSQIFFIVGAIIHIGLTFYTMKFWINNNLEIQHSNPAWFIPIVGNLIVPIAGKGFIDDSILYFYFSIGIFFWIILFSIILNRIIFHKQFAPKFMPTLFILIAPPAIGFLSYIKLTGELDFFAHILYSLGLFFTILVFTMYKNYINIKFFISWWAFTFPMAAITLATILMYELTAFSFYAILSYALMVITTIVVFLVAKETIAHMRKKEICIME
- a CDS encoding malate dehydrogenase codes for the protein MAKKKAVLVDLKKMNLSFEEKGQTIKLINFKTQTLTLDTEIFENQDFIAKRTMVYAHLPKKLKAQLNSFF
- a CDS encoding metallophosphoesterase family protein, whose amino-acid sequence is MKIAILSDIKSNVYALEAVLDDTKKNHVDVLLNLGDSFFGPIAPKETYDLIRKNDFITLLGDEDRQILEASLAQLEINETLKFVYNDLNDEVLYWIQELPFEKLIGDDFYMVHGTYQDDSLYMLEDASSGRLELHNDKKILEILDDIKSKFIFCGNSCTPRCVNLSSGQVVINPGSVGLQACTKNIPNNHTIENNTPEASYVILTIEDDKYDIQLRKIPYDTEKAALKASQNGRDDWAYRLRTGKLN
- a CDS encoding cobyrinate a,c-diamide synthase; protein product: MKRINIKALCISATASNQGKTILTTALLYHYKKSVRPFKIGPDFIDPLFHEKVCDTKSVNLDTCIMNKNQVKWMFNKYSNKNISILEGVMGFYDGMDKGSSAYDVSKLLDIPTVVILDASGSYTTLSAIIKGLKEYREGNTVKAVVFNHVSSQMHFELIRKQVEKDFDDIVILGWIKSKLDSLDSIHLGLDLGDNDKEKLEEISKEVLTNIDLKKLENIASSNYETNDIYPFEKIEKYNKHIAVVNDDNFAFLYHDNLEFLNEHFSKVTIVNSIKDEIIPNDCDIVFICGGYIETQKAYDKFKNSNNFKNSLVNHAKTKAVYGECAGLILLGRKVDDKEMLNLLSLDFELTNRPNRLGYYDNDLGITGHAFHYTKIITDVKGEYTLYKKKNEYEIYAAFKKEKVFGTYLHTMFRNNFSKIKIYFNL
- a CDS encoding FecCD family ABC transporter permease, translated to MKLGLYIFSIIILIISPFLGEITLNLKELFDSSTITYKVFWELRVSRVLLAFFVGGILALSGLIFQIIFKNALITPYTLGIASGTTLFTAISIVFFPAMILSISSAFGSLITITILYYISKNINKNTIAVSTNSILLIGIALSYFYSSALMLVFYMSNLEQNYSIVRFTLGSLDTVGFTSSFVIFVMATIMYFTIYVNRAKIKLLLISNDTAFLKGLNVHKLNLLLLIVISICVGVSISFVGPIGFIGLVVPHIIKLIYKKSADQLIFPVFFYGGIFLVMSDLIARNLNTASSLPIGVVTAFIGAPFFVYLLIKRNKKD